A single window of Pseudoduganella plicata DNA harbors:
- the phoB gene encoding phosphate regulon transcriptional regulator PhoB, which translates to MASDKTTVLIVEDEPAIVELVTFSLREAGWNCCAVQSTAEAWDFIHERKPQLILLDWMLPDQSGLRLLARIRGDRHFADIPVIMLTAKSMEEDKLAGLNSGADDYITKPFSPRELLARARALLRRKSPEHADSAMRAGPVTLDPVSCTVTMGENKIDIGHAEYKLLKFFLAHPERVFSRSQLLDKVWGDHVVIEERTVDVHVLRLRKALKEAEHLIKTVRSVGYMLSEKA; encoded by the coding sequence TGTTGAAGACGAACCCGCCATTGTCGAACTGGTGACATTCTCGCTGCGCGAGGCAGGCTGGAACTGCTGCGCGGTGCAGAGTACCGCCGAGGCGTGGGACTTCATCCACGAGCGCAAGCCGCAGCTGATCCTGCTGGACTGGATGCTGCCGGACCAGAGCGGTCTGCGCCTGCTGGCGCGCATTCGCGGCGACCGCCACTTTGCCGATATTCCCGTCATCATGCTGACGGCGAAAAGCATGGAAGAGGACAAGCTGGCGGGCCTGAACAGCGGCGCCGACGACTACATCACGAAGCCGTTTTCACCGCGCGAACTGCTGGCCCGGGCGCGCGCGCTGCTGCGCCGCAAGAGCCCGGAGCACGCCGATTCGGCCATGCGCGCCGGTCCCGTCACGCTCGATCCGGTCAGCTGCACGGTCACGATGGGCGAGAACAAGATCGACATCGGCCATGCGGAATACAAGCTGCTCAAGTTCTTCCTGGCGCATCCCGAGCGCGTGTTCTCGCGCAGCCAGCTGCTCGACAAGGTGTGGGGCGACCACGTCGTGATCGAGGAGCGCACGGTGGACGTCCACGTGCTGCGGCTGAGGAAGGCGCTGAAGGAAGCGGAGCACCTGATCAAGACGGTGCGCAGCGTGGGCTACATGCTGTCGGAAAAAGCATAG